The Tenrec ecaudatus isolate mTenEca1 chromosome 8, mTenEca1.hap1, whole genome shotgun sequence DNA window CTGGCAGTGCAGAAAGGAGCCCTACCGCCCCAGGGCCCCCAAGAGGAGAGGATGCCTCTCGGTTTCCTCCACCCTAGACCCGTGTCCTGCGTATCATCACATGGGTACCTAAGTGGGGAAGGGGCCCTTGGCCGCCGGCCTTCTCAGCAGAAGAGAAGTCTGGTTATCCGTTCACATAAACATCACTGCCtaaaccaaccaatcaaccagcAAGTCACAAACCTCCCAGGGCTGGTCTGTTCtgctgtgggagggatggggggggcggggcaggtagggattatgagttgaaattgactcacaaCGTCTAACAACACCAAGGAACGGATGAAGGAGACTAGGTTTAGATGCACAATTTGCAAAAGACATCCCCCAACACAAAATTCCTCAAAAGAGGCACAAACGCACACATTATTTATTTAGGCATTAGTCTGCATCAGTTCTTGAGGGACACAAATAGCTACTAACGGGAAGGCTGCAGGTTCCAGTCCCCACGCCAGACATTGGCAAGTGGGCAGAACGTGCACGTTCCACTCGGGAGCCTGAAGCGACTGGGATTTAGTCTGGGCCTCACAGACAGGCCAGTAGAAGGCCTGCAAGAACTCCTAGCTGCATTTGGCAAATGCAGAGGCTAGGAGCGGAGACATGAAGTAGGGACACAATTTGACATCAGATATCTTACATTCAGCCGGTGCACACCTTTCGATGTTACTACACGCTCATGTGCAAGGggacctggtggtgccgtggttacagAGGGCTGCAATCCGTACGGTCACATAAGTGTCAcagtcactgtgaggcagcactgacttgagggcagtggcttTTTGTTGAACACTCTCAGGCACATAAAACACAGACTCGAATATTCCAGAACGTATTGTGCATCTTAGTGagcgtgtgtgtgcacacacccaTCAGCCATCCTCCAGGCTTTCCCATTGAACTAGTGTGTAAATAGAGACTGCTTGCTCTGAGCAGTCCTGCTGGATCTGACGGAGATCCACCCAAGATAAACCCACAAACTGCACAAACAAACAATGATGCTCCCGGGCAGGTCGTCGCAGACTCATAGTCAGCAGAGATAAACCAATCACGCAGTAGGAGACCCTGGGACCCGTTTGGTATGGAAAGGAGCAGGACTGCCGGGCGATACTTGCGAAAGGGGTGCAGCAGCAAAGGGTGGTGCAGAAAGCAGCCGGTGCCGACTACCGATTggaagagcatctggggtcttagaggctcgtATTCAGgatcagccatctaagggagtGACGTCAGCTGGATCCACGTCAAAGCAGCACCCCAGcctgtacaacttttcttgaaaTGAATGAACggctgaattgtatgctatgaggatgaagtgtcaataaaacttaaacatGAAACGAGGTCCTCAGGGTGCCATCATCATGTGTGGCACCCCAGAACTCAGCCGCCCGCCAGCTCCTCACTTGTAGAAGGAGAAGGAATGGGTCTCTCCTTCTGAGAGCGGGATCCTGGTGGCaactgtacagctcttcttgatatggtcgaGTTGCAGGACCTATGACTGAAGCGGCCGTCAAACTgttcaaacaaataaaaagagcGGGCCGACATAGCAGGAGAAGAGACGCTCTACTGTAGTCCTGGCTGGTTTTCACCTGGAATGCCGTTAAAGAAACTGAGTTTTCCTCTAAACAGGTGTGTTTCCAATTCACCTTCAAAGCAGATCGTGTCCTCTTAAGGGGTGGGATTAACCCTGGTAGAATCCAGATGAAAGGGGGACATCATGCCTGCAGACTAGAGGTGCAGGGCCTAATGGCGGGGAGCCTCGCCCCTGTCAGCACCACAGTGCAGGGCAGACCAGAGCTAGGGCCCTGCCGCAGAGAGCCAGCCTTTGCCTCATAGGTCCTGCCGGGGGCTGAGGACAGCAAGGAGGCCTGGTCACATAATAATCCAGTGCTCAGCTGCAGACCAGaaggtccatagttcaaacccaccaccttctCGTCCAGAAGAGGTTGAGGTAGTTGGCTTCTGGCAAGAGGTGCAGACTTAGAAACCCTttggggcaattctcctctgtcctacagggtcacagtgagttggccTGGATTCCATGACCCTGGTTTGTATTATGTTTGAGATTTGCTATCAGAGGTCATTAATGTGAAGGAATTAACAGGAAGACAAAATGAGGTGGGTCCAAGTGTTGGTAACTATTAAAACTGGATGACAAGTTCAAGGGAATTCATTCTACTCTGCTCTCTACTCAAGGCATGCTTGAAATTTTCTAAAACATAAGGTTTTTGTGCATTGCTTTTAATCAGCCATTCTCACCTGACTGTGGTCTTGCTCCTCTCTGGAGGCATTGGGAAATAtgtgagggaatttggggagaggggggctgtCGTCACAATGACTGGGATGTGTTAGTGAGATTTCGTGCCCATGCCGAATGTCCTGAAATTAGTATGTACAATAAAAAATTATCCCACTCAACATGTCAAATAGCAACTGATCAAGTTGCACGACCTCTATTGCATGAGGTCTTCGCATCGTCCCCATTGGCATCTGATCAAACCGAAGCTCACAGGTCACTCAGACGATGGGTCTCGACATCACGCGGTCTTTGGCATGTTACATGGGAAGAGGCTTTAGATCTCCAGAGAGAGAAATCTGCATTATCCTCACTCTATGACCCACCCCTTCCTGCACCACTGCTATCAGAATAGCCAGCTCCTGCAGTTCCAAACAAGCTCAAAATAATTTCCTTCTTCAccgcccccccacccgccccgaaATCCTGAGCAGAGTACACCGGCAGCAGGGTGCAGTACGGGGCCCGGGGGACTGGATTCCAAGAAGAACTTACATCCTAGGAGAGGCCAGAGATGGAGGATGGTCTCCAGGGaccggaggagggaggagagagtcgGTCAGGTCCTAGGACCAATGAGACCGAACCTGCTTGGAGACACTGATCCAAGAGGCCAGGTCTCAGGAAGGCAGCATGCCTGGGCTCAGAGGGACAAGTGGAAGGCCAGGCCCAGTGTTCAGGGCCTCTGACGACCAGACAGATGCAGACCCAGCTGTCAGACTGGGAATCTTATCAACCTCTCTCCCTTTTTgagtcattttaaagttgtttcatatttttaaaaaagtaaaggggaaatgcacacagattaagcctctggtgaatcccctctgatgggctagggatgtgagcagcctcgctatcatgcagaatgcattggaaagtgggtcaCTGCAGATGTacctaggttaaaatttaacaccttaccatttgctctccctcttgatcattttaaatttgttctagtttttcatatttcctggtatcttttctattgaggctttgatctgttttactttgttggtggtggtagttttttgtttttgttttacttatatttttctgtatatgaaatccaggatccgTCAGCCGATAGAGGCAGTGACTAGATTAATGGTCCCTTGCAGGGAAGGTTGTAGGGAAATTGGGCCCAATAAAGATGAGTACAAGAACGAAGAGAATGTGTTAAACCTGAGTGGTGATGGCTGTACAACTgttcctgatgtgattgaactattggattgcgttataagtgagtgtgtgtgtgtgtgtgtgtgtgtgtgtgcgtgtgacatatgtgccagtaaaactgctctaagaagaaagaaaagtgtgCTCCTTGTATGTTTCCAGGAACCGAGTGCTCACCTGGAAGAGGTTTCATATCCTTTCCCTTTTGACCTCTGGAGCCAAGAGGTTGGCAGGTGGGTGGCGATTATGTTCAGAGGTGTCCCCCGACTTTCCCAAAGGCACAGAGCTCCAATTAGCAGTGTgccaggactcagacccaggatttTGACCTCCTGGGTCTGCCCCTTCTCATGGCCCAGTCTTGACTGCTGGCCAGCTGAAGTTGCCCCAGAGAACCTGGGTGAGCTGAGCCaaacgtgggggggggggagggtgagtTGGTCACCTGCCAGATCGCACATACTCACCTGATCTTCTCTCTCCAGAAAAGCCCATCGAAACAAGGGCCACCAAAGAGAGATGGCCCATCCAATAGGGGCCGTGGCAGAGGGGTGTCTCGTGCCAGGTTGCTGAAGACTGAGCACCAGGAGGCGTTGGTTGGTGGCACTCCAGGGCCAGAGGTACCAGCCTGGTCGCGGGCGCCCCTCCCACCCTGGTGCCTGTGTGCACATGGGTGGGTGTTTTTCAGTGACGCTTTCAGAAAGGGAAACAACCAAACCTCTGAGCTGGGCGTGGTGGGTGTTGGAGGCACCAAGGCGTGGCAGTGGTAAAGGATGCCTCGTCTCCATGGAAACGGTTCCACAAATACCAGCCAGTGGCTGAGGCTGAGATCTGAGATCTGCCCAGCTACTGCCAAAAGCCTGCCTCTCGGAGAGCAAGCCCAGGGGCTGGGCTCCCCGCACCAGGGAGTGTCCGCTGTCTGCTGGGCCCCGCACGTATTAATGTCTTCCTTTGTTCAGCATATGCTCGCCGAGCCCGGACCGTAGCTATGATTCCTGAGTGTCCCACAGAAGCTGGGCCCAGTCGGAGGGGTGGGAATCATGGGACGCAGACATGGGCATGAACACGATCTCCTCCTGCCCTGGGAGAGTGCTCTAGACTATCTGGGCTGCCTGGGAGGTGGAGGAAGGTGTCTACCGTGTGTTGCAGCTAAACTTTAGCTAAAGTCCATAAGatcaacaaaaaaagcaaaaaagcaaGATACAGCGATGAGTGAGGACAATATGAGGACAAGAATCAATGCATAAGCACAAAACAGCCTGAGACAGCAGCAAACCCGTTCAGAAACATCCGAGGGTAAATGATTCTGATAGGAATTGGGGAAACATGGAGTGTTGCATGTGATCTAAGAAGTCTGGGTTTCCacacaacccaggagcaggaatgggaagagagatacAAGAGGGGAAGggtgaagagggaggaggggaagaagggggaactgatcacaacaaACGATCGacacaccaccacacaccccCCTCCGGGTGAAAGAACaacggaaaccatgggggaagggagaccagggttggtgtgagacatggaaataataatcatttataatctgTCAAGGTCACATGGGGGgatgaggaactgatagcaagggctcaatagaaagtaaatgtctagaaaagaatgatggcaacatatgtacaaacatgcctgatacaattgatgtatggattgtgataagcatcgtaggagccctcaataaaatgaattttaaaaaaagaagtttggATTTTATCCTGTATTGGAACTCCCTGCTGGCTTTTAAAGAGAGAATTACACAGAGTTGGATTTTCAAAGAGCCCGCTCTTAAGGCCGGAGCGTGCTGCAACACACGGATCCACAGAGCAGAGGTGCAGACAGAGTGCAGCTAGACGCAGACGTCCATGGAGGCTGTTTCTGATGGCGCCACGGACATGCTCCTCAATAAACAGCACTGAAGCGATTAGGTACGGGGAAAACATCTATTCTTAGATCCCCACCCAACACGGTACAAAGGAGTGAAGCTTATATTCATTAAAGacttaaatgaaacaaaaaattcattttgacatcattagaagaaaatatagattatatatatgtatatagatatatacatatatatatacacacaaacacacagacctcCTTGGCATAGACAAAGTATACTTAAATAAAACACCAAAGCCAGCACTAtagagggaagaggaggaagtCAACAAATGTGCATCAAAATGTAAAACCCAGGAAAGGGGGCAGCTAGGGGCTCAGTGGTACTATTCTTGCCTTCCTGGAAGAGCCAGGTTTGCCTCCTGTTCAGTGCactcctgggccaccagccccTGCTGTCAGTAAGGCCTGTGTCCTGCTTGCTACGATGCCACACGGatgccagcagagcttccagacgtaCACAGgctagcaagaaaggcctggaatcGACCTCCAAACTTCGTCAGTGAAACCCTACGACAAATGGTCCCATCTCCTttacatggggtcaccaggagactGGGGTCAGTCACTTCGACAGCAGCAAATGGTCACGTGACAAAATcaccaaaaacaaaatcaaactacACATGATATAATGATGTGAGAACATGATCAATTAAAGATTGGTATCAAGTCAAAACACCGTAGctgataataatataaaaaatccATTGGATGCCCTTTccgcctgctcccccctccccccccccagcgcCGCTCCGGCCACACCGTGCTCACTCAGAGCTCCGGGCTCCTGCTAAGCTAGCGccgccgctgtctcccttcagccgccATCATGATCATCTACCGGGACCTCATCAGCCATGATGAGATGTTCTCCGACATCTACAAGATCCGGGAGATCGCAGacgggctgtgtctggaagtggaggggAAGATGGTCAGTAGGACCGAAGGTGCCATTGATGACTCCCTCATTGGGGGTAACGCCTCAGCTGAAGGCCCCGATGGTGATGCAGCAGAAAGCACCGTGGTCGCTGGTGTTCATATTGCcatgaaccatcacttgcaggaaaccagcttcacaaaagaagcctacaagaagtccatcaaagactacatgaaatcaatcaaaggcaaacttgaagaacagaaaccagaaagagtaaagCCTTTTATGACAGGTACTGCAGAACAAATCAAGAACATCCTTGCAAATTTCAAAAACTACCAGGTCTTTAGtggtgagaacatgaatccagatggcatggttgctctgctggactGCCGTGAAGATGGTGTCACCCCATATATGACCTTCTTTAAGGATGGCTTAGAGATGGGGACATGTTAACACAGTGGGCAACTCACGACCGACGCCTCATCCCAACTGGCTGCTGTTCATCCACACGACACCAGGACTTAGACAAATGGAACTGATATCATCGTGAGCTCTTCATTTACTTTTGACCTTGATTTATTTGGAgcggagggttttttttttgttgttttttaaggaaaaaaatgtcatgtaggttgtctaaaataaaatgcatttaaactaaaaaaaatccatttgaggAAGAGAGCTATAATAGACTGTCTTTTAAGAACCATTTATTTGTCTTAATGCAGTAAAACAAGTGTAGGACTTGTAATAATTATGGAGCAAATTTTGTTATTTACTCTTTATTTTGGGGGATTGTTATTTTTAATCTCCAGGGCTGTGTAATATCCCGTTTTCTAACTCCTCTGTGTTTGACTTAAAGCTGTAAAATGAAGCTCCTGATAGCAACAGTATTTAATGACAAATGGAAATTGTCTCTCTCCTGATTCCCAATCCTGGGCCAATAAAATTCTGTTTCTTTCCATAAATTTCCAAAAAGGACAAATCAGAGCACCGCCAAGTTACAGAATAAAAAGAGCATGTGCCGTGTACATGTGTCTGAAAGCACGCAGAACAATAGCATGCAGTTTACACAGACACGCACAGAGGGATGTGCCACACTGAGCTCGTGACAGTAGGGTTACGTGGCTCTGCTGTGGCAATAGAGGAAGATTCGAAATGGGAGTCCGGGGcaaacagagaggaaggaagtgTAAGCTAGCATCACAGACCTGGAAGGAGCCTTGAAGATCCATGATCCGCATCCCTCCTTCTCCAGAtcaccacagacacacacacacacacacacacacgcacacacacatgcgcttCATTTTCCCATTGGTCCTCACAGACTCATCTCTCCCTTTCTCTGTCGGGGTGGTTTCCTATGGTTTAGGGAATCACAATGCACAGAGGACATGGTGTTTGGTTCTCAAAGAGACCAAGATAGTGGCAAAGTCAAGTAGCGAGACCTGGTAGGAAATTCAAGTCAGCAAGGATCTACGGGGCGCCGGACAAGCCCTGCTGGGACTGTGGGCTCTATGCAGGTGCTCTACTTCCACCTTCCTTGTTCGCGGCAATAGGGTCTAGTCACGTGGGTCTGTAACCTGCGCGGGGCAGCACTCCGTGTATGTGTCTAAAAAGCTTTCCCTGTCCGTGTGTACTTTCTTTTGCTCGACAGTGCTTTCACTCCTACCCTATTGGCTGAATCAAAGACGCTACCATTGAATTACAGATGTCCCATAGGGATGATGTATAGTGTCCCCCAAAAAAGGATAGGGCTGTCTCTAACGTGAGCAGGAGCATATGTAAACCATCGATCGATGGACAGATTTTGATCTCGCAGTTAATCATAGCCCTCATCTAGGAACTTTAAATCTGAAGGTGTGGCCATACTTGATGCCGaccctcctgaagagatcactgaaggctTGGGTGCCATCGCGTGCAAAGGGTGGTGAGGAAGTCAGACGGCGCCCAGCTCTCAGGCAAAAGAGTGTCTGGGGCCTGGAAGCCTTGTCTGAAAGCAAGCAACCATccaagtgaggcatcagctaaggCCCTGTGGAAAAGGCACACCAGctcgtgtgatccaaggatatAAATAATAAAGTCTAAGCCCAGAAGAACTTAAACTCTGagcacccaatttgcagaaggctacggaagATGATGGAAGGTCCACACCCACCTGCAGCTTCCCCAAGCGGGTCAAGCCTGTGCTGAGCCCCTGACAGTCCACCGACcggggtgtgaagggccctgcTGTCAGACAGAGGGCCTGGCAAGTGGGTTGCTGCAGGCATGGGGAAGTTACAACTGAACACCTTGTCATTGGGACTCCCTTCCGACTCATTTGAAatctgttctggtttttaatatcttctgcaTTCTTTGCCATGGAAGTTGTTCTCGGtttattttggtgtgtgtgtgtgtgtgtgtgtgtgtgtgtggtctgagCAGGGCGGGTCTGTCTGTGGGGACAGTGGCTAGATGGGTGGTTTCCTGGCGGGGGGTGGCAGAGGTGGTTGGGGAAACAGTGAGAGGAGCTATCACACTGAGTACAGGAAGGGGGAAGGTACACTCGCGCAGATGCCGATGACGACGATTGTGCAACTCTTAcatgatggaactattgaatgATACGCTGTGTGAATGGCACGCCAGTGGAAATGCTACAAGCAAAcagacaggtcagcagttcaaacccaccagcagctccacgggagaaagaggagccagtctgcttctggaaatacttgcagccttgcaaaccctgtggggcagttttgcgctgccctccagggtcacctgtgagtcagaatctactggatggcGGGAGGCTTGGGGTTTGAGAGAAACCCAGCAGCGAATAGGAAACAGATTGACTATGAGGCTGGGAAAGACGACGACGACGACGGGAGGGCGAGCGGAACAGGAGTCCCCAGACCGAAGGACACACAAGAAAAGTGCATGTTCCTGGGTTCCAACCTCACAGACTCTGACTCAGCAAGTCCAGAGAAGGGCCCGGGAATCTGTATTTTCAGTGCTCTTGTAGTACTTCTGTTGTGAATGGTTCTTGGcccttatttttcaaatgttgacaaTGCATACTAACACTAGTTTGGCAATATCATTAAAATCACGAAACTCAGAACTACGGAAGTGACTTGTCAAAGATTAGAAAGCTGCCttagtggaaaaagaggaagaagaggcaaGTTGATATTTCCTGATTTCCTAGCACACATCAGATATGATCTTAAAAGGCCCTGCCCCATCATCGTCTCAACTGAGACTCGGGGAAGTCAGATTATTTCCCAAGATCTCTCAGACAGCAGGAGCTGAAAATGGATGTAGGTTCGTCACACGCCAGCAGCTAAAATGTCTATCAAGGAAACACAGGGCGTGGAAAAGTCAAACCCACTCTCAGTGAGCCTCTCAGCAAGTCTATGGCGGCAACTGGAATCCCAGAGAGGGTTTCCGTGACTACAGATCTGCACGGGGTCGGCTGGCAGGCCAACtcttcacagtgccaccaggactccatacaCCATGGCATCAACTGTATCATTTTCATAAGGCTTCCATCAAACATAATGTCAGAACTTGTCCCTTCTAATCTTTAATAGTTTCATTTTATAGGACAGGAGAAGGGGAAACGGTGGAAGGGGGCTTGGAGTTTACTGTCAATATTGGACAGATCTTTTTCCCTCAGGTCAAAGCAGAAAGAACCAGCTGGCCACTGGGTACATGATGAGGAGTCTCTCTGACCAGCAacctctagaccagcggttctcaacctgtgggtcacgacccctttgggaggttgaatgaccctttcacaggggtcgcacaatccataacagtaacaaaatgacagttatgaagtagcaatgaaaataaatttgttgttgggggtcaccacaacatgagaaactgtctgaaagggtcgccgcatgaggaaggttgagaagcactgctctaaagAAACCCAGGCTCTCCTGAGTGACCTTAGATATAGCCCTCAATGGCATGTATTCCAAGTTCCAGGGTCGTGGTTCATGGGCACTGGAGAAAGTCCTCCCCAGAGCAGAGGGCAGCAAGCCCACTAGTTTGTTTTCACATGGGCATGGACAGCTAGACCGGAGTGTGGTTCTGCCCAGGCACCCTAGGGCCTTATTGGAACCCAACCCACATCCTGGGTCCCAAGAGCGGGTGCCCTCCATAAACATACCATCATGACGACAGTTCCTTACTTTGGTACACAGCTTTgtatacctttttaaaaatctttttattgggagctcttcaaTCGCaccaagcagtactgtacaactgctaccacagtcagtttcaaaacattctctttttcttgaactccttgatatcagctccctttatcccgtccctccccaccctaccccccaggatcccttatttattttattcagccatatcttacaccatccaatatatccattcacatacaaatcAGTTGTTCGCTCCCcttaagtggggttatacagtatcaatgctatcagctccctagtcctcctccccccacttcttcctgtaccctcagagaacctttactcctgttactattccTGAAAGGTtatctattttggctttcatgcagtgaatgatcttaaatacacaaatgaacatatgcaagtctaaTATGATTAACGTGTTAAAGCAAATAAACACTATAgtagtaagggaaggaaatattaaagaactagaggatagttctgTGGTTCATtaatgctataccacaccctggatttatcattccTTCCATGTGGTCCTTCTCAGAGAGACTGTctgattatcttacaggtgggttttgggtctccacttcatccacgccccttcacatcgatttagttgtttgtttttgaacttctgataccttttcccatcgacacctcatgatcacacagactggtgtgctttttccatgtgggctttgttgcttctggccacttgtttaacttcaagcctttaagactccagatgctatatcttttgatagccgggcaccatcagctttcttcaccacatttgcttatgcatcctctttgccttcagtgatcgtgtcaggaaggtgagcatacctTTCTATACCCTCTGGCAGAAGTTTCCTTTCTCTTCTGACTGTTAACTCC harbors:
- the LOC142454557 gene encoding translationally-controlled tumor protein-like encodes the protein MIIYRDLISHDEMFSDIYKIREIADGLCLEVEGKMVSRTEGAIDDSLIGGNASAEGPDGDAAESTVVAGVHIAMNHHLQETSFTKEAYKKSIKDYMKSIKGKLEEQKPERVKPFMTGTAEQIKNILANFKNYQVFSGENMNPDGMVALLDCREDGVTPYMTFFKDGLEMGTC